The following proteins are co-located in the Leptodactylus fuscus isolate aLepFus1 chromosome 8, aLepFus1.hap2, whole genome shotgun sequence genome:
- the TVP23A gene encoding Golgi apparatus membrane protein TVP23 homolog A, which translates to MAIVIAERMKQVPVDDTEDVSLDIGNEEELALRKAKIRHPLATFFHLFFRIGAIVAYLFCDWFSKSFVTCFVTILLLLSFDFWSVKNVTGRLLVGLRWWNQIDEDGKSHWIFEAKKVSHCNSTSTEVEARIFWLGLIICPMIWTVFFFSTLFSLKLKWLALVIAGISLQSANLYGYIHCKTGGQQNVGRTASRFLSQQLFQRTL; encoded by the exons ATGGCCATCGTCATTGCAGAGAGGATGAAGCAG GTtcctgtagatgacactgaagATGTCTCTCTGGATATAGGAAACGAAGAAGAACTTGCATTAAGGAAAGCGAAAATCAG GCATCCCCTGGCCACGTTTTTTCATCTATTTTTTCGAATTGGTGCTATTGTTGCTTATTTGTTCTGTGACTGGTTCAGCAAAAGCTTTGTCACGTGTTTTGTCACTATCCTGCTTCTTCTGTCCTTTGACTTTTGGTCTGTCAAG AATGTTACTGGTCGACTACTGGTTGGATTACGCTGGTGGAACCAGATTGACGAagatggaaaaagtcattggataTTTGAAGCAAAAAAG GTTTCACATTGTAATTCTACATCAACAGAAGTTGAAGCTCGAATCTTCTGGCTGGGGTTGATCATTTGCCCCATGATCTGGACAGTGTTCTTCTTCAGCACATTATTTTCCTTGAAGTTAAAATGGCTG GCCTTGGTGATCGCCGGCATCTCCCTCCAGTCAGCAAATCTTTATGGATACATCCACTGTAAAACCGGAGGCCAACAAAACGTAGGAAGGACAGCCTCGCGATTTCTGTCGCAGCAGCTCTTTCAAAGG